Proteins co-encoded in one Streptococcus ruminicola genomic window:
- a CDS encoding lactococcin G-beta/enterocin 1071B family bacteriocin (Among the bacteriocins in this family, lactococcin G-beta was reported to be the beta chain of a two-chain bacteriocin, while enterocin 1071B was reported to act on its own.), which produces MRKDKLMKENREYVILTDEQLSDISGGKIGWISLVDPVYNLVSGLYDGWKSKHK; this is translated from the coding sequence GTGAGAAAGGATAAATTGATGAAAGAGAATCGTGAATATGTAATTTTAACTGACGAACAGTTGTCAGATATTTCTGGTGGAAAAATAGGGTGGATTTCATTGGTAGACCCAGTGTATAATCTTGTATCTGGTTTATACGATGGTTGGAAATCTAAGCACAAATAA
- a CDS encoding bacteriocin class II family protein: MKNLEQFDVMTDEALSTVEGGKSFFYDFGYWYGSHASLSNLANNLGRMLRS; this comes from the coding sequence ATGAAAAATTTGGAACAATTTGATGTAATGACAGATGAAGCACTTTCTACTGTGGAAGGCGGGAAAAGTTTCTTTTATGATTTTGGATATTGGTATGGTAGTCATGCCAGCCTTTCTAATCTAGCTAATAATCTTGGACGTATGTTAAGAAGTTAA
- a CDS encoding peptide cleavage/export ABC transporter, producing the protein MRRYKYVSQIDMRDCGVAALASVAKHYGSHFSLAHLRELAKTNKEGTTALGIVEAAKKIGFETRAVKADMALFEMDDIPYPCIVHVNKQGKLQHYYVIYKAKKDYLIIGDPDPSVGVTKLSKEHFAKEWTGVAIFLAPAPTYKPHKDKKNGLTSFLPIIFKQKALLTYIILASLLVTLINIVGSYYLQGILDDYIPNQLQSTLGIVSIGLVVTYIMQQIMSFSQQYLLVVLSQRLTIDVILSYVRHIFELPMSFFATRRTGEVISRFTDANSIIDALASTILSLFLDVSILFIVGSVLILQNAKLFFLTLVALPIYAIIIFAFMKPFERMNHDVMQANSMVSSAIIEDINGIETIKSLTSEETRYRNIDSEFVGYLDKSFTLSKYEAIQTSLKQGAQLILNVAILWYGSHLVMTGKISVGQLITYNTLLSYFTNPMENIINLQTKLQSAKVANNRLNEVYLVSSEFDNKEVFNNKDFLKGDLVFDDVSYKYSFGRDTLSHINLSITEGEKVSLVGVSGSGKTTLAKMMVNFYSPNQGNITLGGYDYKTIDKKILRQHINYLPQQSYVFSGSILENLTLGASDNITQEDIIKACEIAEIRSDIETMPMAYHTELSDGAGLSGGQKQRLAIARALLTKSPVLILDEATSGLDVLTEKRVIHNLLALKDKTIIFVAHRLSIAKQTDRVIVLDKGQIIEQGHHEQLMQNPGFYAQLFQE; encoded by the coding sequence ATGAGGAGATACAAATACGTTAGTCAGATTGATATGCGAGATTGTGGGGTAGCTGCTTTGGCATCAGTTGCTAAACACTACGGCTCACATTTTTCGCTTGCTCACTTGAGGGAACTGGCTAAGACGAATAAAGAAGGAACAACTGCTCTTGGAATCGTCGAGGCAGCTAAAAAGATTGGCTTTGAGACACGCGCTGTAAAAGCTGATATGGCACTTTTTGAGATGGATGATATCCCGTATCCTTGCATTGTCCATGTGAATAAGCAAGGAAAACTGCAACACTATTATGTCATCTATAAGGCTAAAAAAGATTATCTAATCATCGGTGATCCTGATCCAAGTGTCGGGGTCACTAAACTGTCTAAGGAACATTTTGCAAAAGAATGGACAGGGGTAGCTATTTTCTTAGCACCAGCTCCAACTTATAAGCCGCATAAAGATAAGAAAAATGGCTTAACAAGCTTTTTACCAATTATCTTTAAACAAAAGGCCTTATTGACTTATATCATTCTTGCTAGTTTGCTAGTGACTTTGATTAATATTGTCGGCTCTTATTATCTTCAAGGAATCTTGGACGACTATATTCCCAATCAACTCCAATCCACCCTTGGAATTGTCTCAATCGGCTTGGTCGTGACTTACATCATGCAACAGATTATGAGTTTTTCGCAACAGTATTTACTCGTCGTTCTAAGCCAACGATTAACTATTGATGTGATTTTGTCTTACGTTCGTCATATTTTTGAATTGCCCATGTCCTTTTTTGCGACAAGACGAACTGGGGAAGTAATTTCACGCTTTACCGACGCCAACTCTATCATCGATGCCCTTGCTTCAACAATCTTATCGCTTTTTCTCGATGTGAGTATCCTTTTCATCGTTGGCAGTGTTTTGATTCTGCAGAATGCTAAATTATTCTTTCTCACTCTAGTTGCTCTTCCAATCTATGCCATTATCATCTTTGCTTTTATGAAGCCGTTTGAGCGTATGAACCATGACGTCATGCAAGCAAATTCCATGGTCAGCTCTGCTATTATTGAAGATATCAACGGAATTGAAACCATCAAGTCACTCACTAGTGAAGAAACTCGCTATCGCAATATCGATAGTGAATTTGTTGGTTATTTAGACAAAAGTTTCACTCTTAGTAAATATGAAGCAATCCAAACGTCATTAAAACAGGGAGCACAGCTGATTTTAAACGTCGCTATTCTTTGGTACGGTTCACATCTAGTTATGACAGGGAAAATTTCTGTTGGGCAGTTGATTACCTACAACACTCTCTTATCTTACTTCACAAATCCGATGGAAAATATTATTAATTTACAGACTAAGTTGCAGTCAGCTAAAGTTGCCAATAATCGACTTAACGAAGTCTATCTCGTCTCTTCTGAATTTGACAATAAAGAAGTCTTTAACAACAAAGACTTTCTCAAAGGTGACCTTGTCTTTGATGATGTTTCTTATAAATACAGCTTTGGACGTGATACGCTAAGCCATATTAATCTCTCTATTACAGAAGGTGAAAAAGTTAGCCTAGTCGGCGTTAGCGGCTCAGGTAAAACCACCCTTGCAAAAATGATGGTTAATTTTTACAGCCCAAACCAAGGAAACATCACCCTAGGTGGTTATGATTATAAAACCATTGATAAAAAAATCCTTCGACAACATATCAACTATTTGCCTCAGCAATCTTATGTCTTCTCAGGAAGCATTTTAGAAAATCTAACCTTGGGAGCTTCTGACAATATCACACAGGAAGATATTATCAAAGCTTGTGAAATTGCAGAAATTCGATCAGATATCGAAACGATGCCGATGGCTTATCACACTGAACTTTCAGACGGAGCTGGTTTATCAGGTGGTCAGAAACAGCGCCTTGCTATTGCCAGAGCACTTCTGACTAAGTCACCCGTCTTAATCCTAGATGAGGCAACAAGCGGTCTTGATGTGCTGACCGAAAAACGTGTTATCCACAATTTGTTAGCTCTAAAAGACAAAACCATTATCTTTGTTGCTCACCGCTTAAGCATTGCCAAGCAAACTGACCGTGTCATCGTCCTAGATAAAGGACAAATTATCGAACAAGGTCATCACGAGCAACTCATGCAAAATCCTGGCTTTTACGCTCAGCTATTTCAAGAATAA
- a CDS encoding bacteriocin secretion accessory protein: MNPKLFQSAEFYHRRYHNFATLLVLPMTAFVLFLLLFSLIGKKEITVTSVGSLRPTKIIDVVQSTSNNTVLVNHLSENKTVKKGDLLIQYSDKLEESQIKAIQTQIERDERQQNALNTLKDSLNQNKNLFSGDDEFGCAATIDRFLSQSKTITAQVSQANDSVAKQEAGVNRANAAVNKQISELQTQASQYIEVKDAIQNNQTSVSGGNPYTATLNSYLSQLQALPTDAATSSKESLKNQFIADLQGQIDSINSSISSLQTQAASNYSTGSYDTSAASQIESLRQQELTQAETQLAQVTQEKESLQAQLDQTSLSKSDTILKAKENGILHVSDEFEGKTLLPQGSQIAEIYPDIVKTKKVAISYYVDSTHVSQLKKGQCVRLTLEKISNHAIVVSGKISKIASSATQTKGGNFFKVTATAEVTEKDSSKLKYGLQGKTISIIGKKSFFNYYKDKLLKDFQ; this comes from the coding sequence ATGAACCCTAAGTTATTTCAATCGGCTGAATTCTACCACAGACGTTACCATAATTTTGCGACACTCTTGGTTCTTCCAATGACAGCTTTCGTGCTTTTTTTATTGCTATTTTCTCTCATTGGAAAGAAAGAAATCACTGTCACTTCTGTTGGTAGCCTTCGTCCTACAAAAATTATCGATGTCGTGCAATCTACTAGCAATAACACTGTTCTTGTTAATCACTTGAGCGAAAACAAAACGGTTAAAAAAGGAGATTTGCTTATCCAGTACTCGGATAAATTAGAAGAAAGTCAAATTAAAGCTATTCAGACCCAAATCGAGCGAGATGAGCGTCAGCAAAATGCCCTAAACACACTAAAAGATAGCCTCAATCAGAATAAAAATCTTTTTTCAGGTGATGATGAATTTGGCTGTGCTGCAACTATCGATCGTTTTCTTAGCCAAAGTAAAACCATTACGGCTCAAGTTTCTCAGGCTAATGATTCGGTTGCCAAACAAGAAGCAGGGGTCAATCGAGCTAACGCTGCGGTTAACAAACAAATCAGTGAACTTCAAACACAAGCTAGCCAATACATAGAAGTCAAAGATGCCATTCAAAACAATCAAACAAGTGTTTCTGGTGGTAATCCGTACACAGCTACTCTTAACAGCTATTTAAGCCAGCTCCAAGCTCTTCCTACCGATGCCGCTACCAGCAGCAAAGAAAGCCTTAAAAATCAGTTTATAGCTGACCTCCAAGGCCAAATTGATAGCATTAATTCTTCTATTTCAAGCTTGCAAACCCAAGCTGCTTCAAATTACTCAACTGGCAGTTACGATACCAGTGCAGCTAGCCAAATTGAAAGTCTGCGCCAGCAAGAACTGACCCAAGCTGAAACACAGCTAGCTCAAGTAACTCAGGAAAAAGAAAGCTTACAAGCGCAGCTTGATCAAACAAGCCTGTCAAAATCTGATACTATCCTAAAAGCTAAAGAAAATGGGATTTTACATGTTTCTGATGAGTTTGAAGGGAAAACTCTTCTCCCTCAAGGAAGCCAAATTGCAGAAATTTATCCTGATATTGTTAAAACCAAAAAAGTTGCCATTTCATACTACGTTGATTCAACTCATGTTAGCCAACTGAAAAAAGGACAGTGTGTGCGTCTAACTCTTGAAAAGATTAGCAATCACGCCATCGTTGTTAGCGGAAAAATTAGTAAAATTGCCAGCTCTGCTACCCAAACCAAAGGTGGAAATTTCTTTAAAGTCACAGCAACTGCAGAGGTTACTGAAAAAGACAGCTCTAAGCTAAAATACGGCTTACAGGGAAAAACCATTAGTATTATCGGAAAAAAATCCTTCTTTAACTACTACAAAGACAAACTCTTAAAAGATTTTCAATAA
- a CDS encoding CPBP family intramembrane glutamic endopeptidase, protein MIEKVKNLLAPKLLAIFFIYYHLFGLKFVMFTILERFDLPLTEYHYPLLNIFTILFIIVLVIYLRRRRPEIFQIRPLKPLDYLVTLLAFGVIYAYFSNLLFVGGDIKNDLLFFRDSPLAFLVALQPFIIGPILEELVYRGVLMTSFFEKSKFYLDCLLSAVMFSVAHLCSYGLSLEVFKNYAFLGFILAILFRKTRSIYPSILVHMAWNIYLSWHLITFIFFER, encoded by the coding sequence ATGATAGAAAAAGTAAAGAACTTACTTGCTCCAAAACTATTGGCAATATTTTTTATCTATTATCATCTATTTGGATTAAAGTTTGTAATGTTTACTATTTTAGAGCGATTTGATTTACCATTAACGGAATATCATTACCCTCTTCTTAATATTTTTACCATCCTATTTATTATTGTACTGGTGATATACCTAAGACGAAGAAGACCAGAAATATTTCAAATAAGACCACTAAAACCTTTAGATTATTTAGTAACTTTGCTTGCTTTTGGGGTGATATACGCTTACTTCAGTAATCTTTTATTTGTTGGTGGAGATATAAAAAATGATTTATTATTTTTCCGTGATTCCCCATTGGCGTTTTTGGTCGCATTACAACCCTTTATTATCGGACCAATCCTAGAAGAGTTAGTTTATCGTGGTGTTTTGATGACTAGCTTTTTTGAGAAATCAAAATTTTACTTAGATTGCTTACTATCTGCTGTGATGTTCTCAGTAGCTCACCTATGTTCTTATGGTTTGAGTTTAGAGGTATTTAAAAATTATGCTTTTCTTGGTTTCATTTTAGCAATTCTTTTTAGAAAAACACGGTCAATCTATCCATCAATTCTTGTTCACATGGCGTGGAATATTTATCTTAGCTGGCATCTGATTACATTTATTTTCTTTGAAAGGTAG
- a CDS encoding CPBP family intramembrane glutamic endopeptidase → MLNHLLDDYREKRVLLLAFPLIFYVIFFYLLPGLLRQVFIKYATDDFHKLIFLCSYFTFVFLLMVSYLLKQEGKKFFKVSFKYHYIGIIILLSLGNIVLSVVLAYYLPLPMNQQLLNNSRLGASESSLLVKLLWGGVITLINEELFYRGILMTTYFNNSRYYLDILVSTVCFASIHVIWSAWSWLDFVQYIPAGLSLGVTFRWTKSIYYPILLHALVNYLPRIILALLN, encoded by the coding sequence GTGTTAAATCATCTTTTAGATGATTATAGAGAAAAGCGAGTTTTATTATTGGCTTTTCCTCTTATTTTTTATGTTATCTTTTTTTACCTTTTGCCAGGATTATTAAGACAAGTATTTATAAAATATGCTACCGATGATTTTCACAAACTGATTTTTTTGTGCAGTTATTTTACTTTTGTATTTTTGTTGATGGTGTCCTATTTGCTTAAGCAAGAGGGGAAAAAGTTTTTTAAAGTGAGTTTCAAGTATCATTATATTGGGATAATTATTTTATTGTCTTTGGGAAACATTGTTCTTTCTGTTGTTCTTGCTTATTATTTGCCGTTGCCAATGAACCAGCAATTACTGAATAATAGCAGGTTAGGTGCATCAGAGAGTAGTCTACTTGTGAAGCTTTTGTGGGGAGGCGTGATTACTCTTATAAATGAAGAACTATTTTATCGCGGTATTTTGATGACAACTTATTTTAATAATTCACGTTACTACCTAGATATTTTAGTATCTACTGTTTGTTTTGCGTCTATCCATGTTATCTGGTCAGCGTGGTCGTGGTTAGATTTTGTTCAATATATTCCTGCGGGACTTTCTTTAGGTGTGACTTTTAGGTGGACAAAATCAATTTATTATCCAATATTACTGCATGCTTTGGTAAATTATCTTCCAAGAATTATTTTGGCTTTACTAAATTAA
- a CDS encoding ComC/BlpC family leader-containing pheromone/bacteriocin translates to MNKKTIEQFALMTAEELACVEGGNQVFAGGGGKFTPDQPWWTKADWCSIASGVNGGMIVC, encoded by the coding sequence ATGAACAAAAAAACGATTGAACAATTTGCCCTAATGACAGCTGAAGAGCTTGCGTGTGTTGAGGGCGGAAATCAAGTCTTTGCTGGAGGCGGGGGAAAATTCACCCCTGATCAACCTTGGTGGACAAAAGCTGATTGGTGCTCAATCGCAAGTGGCGTTAATGGGGGAATGATTGTGTGTTAA
- the rsmA gene encoding 16S rRNA (adenine(1518)-N(6)/adenine(1519)-N(6))-dimethyltransferase RsmA, with product MRIADYSVTRAVLERHGFTFKKSFGQNFLTDTNILQKIVDTAEIDKNVNVIEIGPGIGALTEFLAENAAEVMAFEIDDRLIPILADTLRDFDNVKVINEDILKSDLQSRIKEFANPDLPIKVVANLPYYITTPILMHLIESKIPFAEFVVMMQKEVADRISAEPNTKAYGSLSIAVQYYMTAKVAFIVPRTVFVPAPNVDSAILKMTRREQPLVQVKDEDFFFRIAKISFVHRRKTLWNNLTSHFGKAEETKAKLEKALEMAEIKPSIRGEALSIADFAKLADALKEVGL from the coding sequence ATGAGAATTGCTGATTACAGTGTGACGCGTGCTGTCCTTGAGCGTCATGGATTTACCTTTAAAAAATCATTTGGACAGAACTTTTTGACAGATACTAACATTCTACAAAAAATTGTGGATACTGCTGAAATTGACAAAAACGTCAACGTTATCGAAATCGGTCCTGGTATTGGTGCTTTGACAGAATTTTTAGCTGAAAATGCTGCTGAAGTTATGGCGTTTGAAATTGACGACCGTTTGATTCCGATTTTGGCTGATACGCTTCGCGATTTTGACAATGTCAAAGTCATCAATGAAGATATCTTGAAATCAGACCTTCAAAGCCGTATCAAAGAATTTGCTAACCCAGACCTTCCAATCAAGGTCGTAGCAAACCTTCCTTACTACATCACAACACCAATCTTGATGCACTTGATTGAATCAAAAATTCCATTTGCAGAATTTGTCGTGATGATGCAAAAAGAAGTGGCGGACCGTATCTCAGCAGAACCAAATACCAAAGCTTACGGTTCACTTTCAATTGCGGTGCAATACTACATGACAGCAAAAGTTGCTTTCATCGTGCCACGTACAGTCTTTGTGCCAGCGCCTAATGTTGATTCAGCAATTTTGAAAATGACGCGCCGTGAACAACCACTTGTTCAAGTTAAAGACGAAGATTTTTTCTTCCGCATTGCTAAAATCAGTTTTGTTCACCGTCGTAAAACCCTTTGGAACAACTTGACAAGTCACTTCGGGAAAGCAGAAGAAACTAAAGCTAAACTTGAAAAAGCTCTTGAAATGGCAGAAATCAAACCATCAATTCGTGGTGAAGCTTTATCAATTGCAGACTTTGCAAAATTAGCTGACGCATTGAAAGAAGTCGGTTTATAA
- a CDS encoding DUF1697 domain-containing protein, giving the protein MKKVALLRGVTPVGQNRIPKMTYLVEILTEAGLENVKTYIQSGNIVFETTLSDDDICALIHDTIQAKIGADLSVILKTQVQFTTALAESPFDESYDVSRVHLVFTNDQFSQDKLADLLETDFGDELLRAGSECLYLYLPREAKKKRLNTNYLEKQLHITATMRKLRSVSRLSQM; this is encoded by the coding sequence ATGAAAAAAGTCGCACTCTTGCGAGGTGTCACACCAGTTGGTCAAAATCGGATTCCTAAAATGACTTATCTTGTTGAGATTTTAACAGAAGCAGGTCTTGAAAATGTTAAGACATATATTCAAAGTGGCAATATCGTTTTTGAGACAACCTTGTCTGACGATGACATTTGTGCATTGATTCATGACACGATTCAGGCAAAAATCGGTGCGGATTTATCGGTTATCCTCAAAACGCAAGTCCAGTTTACGACGGCTCTTGCTGAAAGTCCCTTTGATGAAAGCTATGACGTTTCACGTGTTCACCTTGTTTTTACAAATGACCAGTTTTCGCAGGATAAGTTAGCTGACCTGTTAGAAACTGACTTTGGTGATGAGCTCTTGCGAGCAGGAAGTGAATGCCTCTATCTCTATTTACCAAGAGAAGCCAAGAAAAAACGACTGAATACCAATTATTTAGAAAAACAATTACACATCACAGCTACCATGCGAAAGCTCAGAAGTGTTTCACGTTTAAGCCAGATGTGA
- the rnmV gene encoding ribonuclease M5 — protein sequence MTEKIKIQEVLVVEGKDDTANLRRFYDVDTYETRGSAINDDDLERIEKLNNLRGVIVFTDPDYNGERIRKIIMNAIPNVKHAFLNRGEAVPKSKSKGRSLGVEHANFEDLQKALKGVLGNFDDDNQFDITRADLMRLGLLMGGDSRKRREYLGEELRIGYSNGKQLLKRLELFGITLAEVEEAMEKYEE from the coding sequence GTGACTGAAAAAATTAAAATTCAAGAAGTGCTTGTTGTCGAAGGAAAAGATGACACTGCAAATCTACGTCGTTTTTATGATGTTGATACCTATGAAACACGCGGCTCAGCTATCAACGATGACGACCTTGAACGCATCGAAAAATTAAATAATCTTCGTGGTGTTATCGTCTTTACTGACCCTGATTACAATGGCGAACGCATTCGTAAAATCATCATGAATGCTATTCCAAACGTCAAACATGCCTTTTTAAATCGTGGCGAAGCCGTTCCAAAATCAAAAAGCAAAGGTCGCTCGCTTGGAGTAGAACACGCAAACTTCGAAGACTTGCAAAAAGCGCTCAAAGGTGTTTTAGGAAACTTTGATGATGACAATCAATTCGACATCACAAGAGCTGATTTGATGCGCTTAGGACTTTTGATGGGTGGCGACAGCCGTAAACGTCGTGAATACCTTGGCGAAGAACTCCGCATCGGCTATAGCAATGGCAAACAACTTCTTAAACGCTTAGAACTTTTCGGCATTACTCTAGCCGAAGTAGAAGAAGCAATGGAGAAATACGAAGAATGA
- a CDS encoding TatD family hydrolase, which yields MEIFDTHTHLNADDFAGREAEELALAKEMGVTRHNVVGFDAPTIKRAIELAEEYPEIYATIGWHPTEAGSYNQEIEDMIVSNLSHPKVIGLGEIGLDYYWMEDPKEVQIEVFKRQIQLSKDHNLPFIVHTRDAMEDTYKVIKEVGVGPRGGIIHSFSGSLEMAERFIELGMMISFSGVVTFKKALDVQEAAQKLPLDKILVETDAPYLAPVPKRGRENRTAYTRYVVDKIAELRGLTSEEVAKATSDNAKRLFDCD from the coding sequence ATGGAAATATTTGATACACACACGCATTTGAATGCTGATGATTTTGCTGGGCGTGAAGCAGAAGAATTGGCACTTGCAAAAGAAATGGGCGTCACTCGACATAATGTTGTTGGATTTGATGCACCAACTATTAAACGCGCTATTGAGTTAGCTGAAGAATACCCAGAAATTTATGCCACAATTGGTTGGCACCCGACAGAAGCAGGTTCTTATAATCAAGAAATCGAGGACATGATTGTCTCAAATCTCTCACACCCAAAAGTGATTGGTCTAGGTGAGATTGGCCTTGATTACTACTGGATGGAAGACCCTAAAGAGGTTCAAATCGAAGTTTTTAAACGCCAGATTCAACTTTCAAAAGACCACAATTTGCCATTTATTGTCCACACACGCGACGCTATGGAAGATACTTACAAAGTGATTAAAGAAGTCGGTGTAGGGCCACGCGGTGGTATTATTCACTCATTTTCAGGTTCTTTGGAAATGGCAGAGCGTTTTATCGAGCTAGGCATGATGATTTCATTTTCAGGTGTTGTGACCTTTAAAAAAGCTCTTGATGTTCAAGAAGCTGCGCAAAAATTACCGCTTGATAAGATTCTAGTTGAAACGGATGCGCCTTATCTTGCCCCAGTTCCAAAACGTGGTCGTGAAAACCGCACCGCTTATACTCGCTATGTTGTAGATAAAATTGCTGAACTTCGTGGATTAACAAGCGAAGAAGTGGCAAAAGCAACATCAGACAATGCAAAGAGGTTATTTGACTGTGACTGA
- a CDS encoding ATP-binding cassette domain-containing protein, protein MWKLKKENLILLIVIVFWVATNVMSSLSLTWMLDALIKSNWNQFIFWSCIDVLCWAGYSLLQIWKDSLKEKLCQKEVNFIRDDLLNSLIVNTYSGNNHHTKSEYNSWLINDMNLLKDNGFKQFYDAIESIVTVALNAFAIIYFHWLLLIVSIIMTTFVYFIPKVFEGKIALRTEEVSNTSNQALNRTSDYLEGFEIFYHNNQTDFFKNRILTDFSKLIKSKVTLTRESSSANSLSMMSSIIAQVIIFIATGYLVIKGEITTGVIFSIANLTSCLFNYTRGAAYNIVTYKATTKLIDKYPKTISTKRTISLTDFNQNITCHRLSLRFDNGKQITFPDFTISKGEKVALIGSSGAGKSTLIRILTGELTDYDGDIYLDSHNYQEISLESLQNIFALIPQKAHLFKDTLRTNLTLGRSVDKNFFKEVLTFAHVDKFIGKDLDTTFQDDLSGGQAARIAIARELLGNKPIVIMDEAVSNLDKLTAIDIERKLLQTNELTVIMITHHLYDENRALFDQIIKL, encoded by the coding sequence TTGTGGAAATTAAAAAAAGAAAATCTCATTTTACTTATTGTTATTGTGTTTTGGGTTGCAACTAATGTTATGAGTTCACTGTCTTTAACATGGATGCTTGATGCCTTAATAAAAAGCAATTGGAACCAATTTATTTTTTGGTCTTGCATTGATGTTCTTTGTTGGGCTGGCTACAGTCTCCTACAAATTTGGAAAGATAGTCTGAAAGAAAAACTCTGCCAAAAAGAAGTGAATTTCATACGAGATGATTTACTAAATTCCTTAATTGTTAACACTTATTCTGGCAATAACCATCACACCAAATCTGAATACAACTCATGGTTGATTAATGATATGAATCTTTTAAAAGATAATGGATTCAAACAATTTTATGATGCTATTGAAAGTATTGTAACAGTCGCTTTAAATGCTTTTGCCATTATCTATTTCCACTGGTTATTACTCATCGTCAGTATTATAATGACAACCTTCGTTTATTTTATTCCTAAAGTTTTTGAGGGAAAAATCGCTCTAAGAACCGAAGAAGTATCCAATACCTCTAATCAAGCATTAAATAGAACAAGTGACTACCTAGAGGGCTTTGAAATCTTCTATCACAATAATCAAACCGACTTTTTTAAAAATCGTATTTTAACTGATTTTAGTAAACTTATCAAATCTAAAGTCACGCTAACTAGAGAATCAAGTAGCGCTAATTCCCTTTCCATGATGTCAAGTATTATCGCACAAGTTATAATCTTCATTGCAACAGGTTATTTAGTTATCAAGGGTGAAATCACTACGGGGGTTATCTTTTCAATTGCTAATCTAACTAGCTGCCTATTTAATTACACTAGAGGAGCTGCATACAATATCGTCACATATAAAGCAACTACTAAACTAATTGATAAATACCCTAAAACAATTTCAACCAAAAGAACTATTAGTCTAACAGATTTTAACCAAAACATCACTTGTCATCGGTTAAGTCTCCGTTTCGATAATGGAAAACAAATTACCTTTCCCGACTTTACAATTTCAAAAGGCGAAAAAGTTGCCCTTATTGGCAGCTCAGGTGCAGGGAAGTCAACACTCATTCGTATTTTAACTGGAGAATTAACAGATTATGACGGTGACATTTATTTAGATAGCCATAACTATCAAGAAATATCACTAGAAAGTTTACAAAATATTTTTGCTTTAATTCCGCAGAAAGCTCATCTTTTTAAAGATACATTACGTACTAACCTCACGCTTGGTCGTTCTGTGGATAAGAATTTTTTTAAAGAGGTTTTAACTTTTGCACATGTGGATAAGTTTATCGGCAAAGACTTAGATACTACTTTCCAAGATGATTTATCTGGAGGTCAAGCTGCCAGAATTGCTATTGCTAGAGAATTACTCGGTAATAAGCCAATTGTCATTATGGACGAAGCGGTATCTAATCTTGATAAGCTAACTGCTATTGATATTGAAAGAAAGCTACTACAAACAAACGAACTCACTGTCATCATGATTACTCACCACTTATACGATGAAAATAGAGCTTTATTTGACCAAATTATAAAACTCTGA